One genomic window of Pseudomonas aeruginosa includes the following:
- the ntrB gene encoding two-component system sensor histidine kinase NtrB — MPTDTLHRLLLDNLTTAVILLNGELRLEYMNPAAEMLLAVSGQRSHGQFISELFTESPEALNSLRQAVEQAHPFTKREATLTSITGVSITVDYAVTPILNRNETLLLLEVHPRDRLMRITREEAQLSKQETTKLLVRGLAHEIKNPLGGIRGAAQLLSRELPEESLKDYTNVIIEEADRLRNLVDRMLGSNKLPNLAPTNIHEVLERVSSLVEAESQGSITLVRDYDPSIPDLLLDREQMIQAVLNMVRNAMQAIAGQNDLRLGRITLRSRTLRQFTIGHTRHRLVCKVEIIDNGPGIPAELQETIFYPMVSGRPDGTGLGLAIAQNIISQHQGLIECESHPGHTVFSLFLPLEQGVH; from the coding sequence ATGCCGACCGATACCCTGCACCGACTGCTGCTCGACAACCTGACCACCGCGGTGATCCTGCTCAACGGCGAATTGCGCCTGGAGTACATGAACCCGGCGGCGGAGATGCTCCTGGCCGTGAGCGGCCAGCGCAGCCACGGGCAATTCATCAGCGAGCTGTTCACCGAATCGCCGGAAGCCTTGAACTCGCTGCGCCAGGCGGTGGAACAGGCGCATCCGTTCACCAAGCGCGAAGCGACCCTGACCTCGATCACCGGCGTCAGCATCACGGTCGACTATGCGGTGACGCCCATCCTCAACCGCAACGAGACGCTGCTGCTGCTCGAGGTCCATCCGCGCGACCGGCTGATGCGGATCACCCGCGAAGAAGCGCAGTTGTCCAAGCAGGAGACCACCAAGCTGCTGGTGCGCGGGCTCGCCCACGAGATCAAGAACCCGCTCGGCGGCATCCGCGGCGCAGCGCAACTGCTATCCCGCGAGCTGCCGGAAGAGTCGCTGAAGGACTACACCAACGTCATCATCGAAGAAGCCGACCGGTTGCGGAACCTGGTGGACCGCATGCTCGGCTCGAACAAACTGCCGAACCTGGCGCCGACCAACATCCATGAGGTGCTGGAGCGGGTCAGCAGCCTGGTGGAAGCGGAGAGCCAGGGCAGCATCACCCTGGTCCGCGACTACGACCCGAGCATCCCCGACCTGCTGCTCGACCGCGAGCAAATGATCCAGGCCGTGCTCAACATGGTACGCAACGCCATGCAGGCGATCGCCGGGCAGAACGACCTGCGCCTCGGTCGCATCACCCTGCGCAGCCGTACCCTGCGCCAGTTCACCATCGGCCACACGCGTCACCGCCTGGTGTGCAAGGTGGAGATCATCGACAACGGCCCGGGCATCCCGGCCGAGCTCCAGGAAACCATCTTCTACCCCATGGTCAGCGGCCGTCCGGACGGTACCGGACTCGGCCTGGCCATCGCCCAGAACATCATCAGCCAGCACCAGGGGCTGATTGAATGCGAGAGCCACCCCGGCCATACCGTGTTCAGTCTGTTCCTGCCCCTGGAACAAGGAGTGCATTGA